The stretch of DNA GTGGAGCTGCTGAGATGAGAAGCTGTTTCATGCCGCTCCTATGTGCCTCATCTGTGCTGCTGCTCTGCAGCTCGCTCATCTGTGTCTCGTGGGGTCTAGGTAAGTCTGGAGCTTCTTGTCTGTAGTGCACAGCAGAGTGGTAAAGAACAAACTGACATCCAACCTTTTCTCTTACCggttttaaaacattaagcaggcgataatattaaaaaatacagaataatacACCAGCATTAGTGTTTTGTCTTGAAAAGGTGCAAGATCTGGAAACATGAACAAAATGCACACCAGCAGTGCATTTGTCTATATTTCAGAATATTGCAAGAGCACATTGACGCGTACTGTTATAGCACGTGCAAATTACAAGTTTAGCAGGAGCTTGgaagatattttatttgaatgaatgttttaatttatgctTTCAGTTCCAGtgcatcacattttttttctgtctgtttaagcaaatttcaaaattaaaatggaattgAAAAGTGTAAATATGCTTTCAGCACACTCTTGTTGTGCTTTTCTGTATGTGTGATTGCACAGGGTGGGCAAGTTAACCTTGGTTAAAGATTGAAAGCAAAAGGTTTATAAATTACATGCTTGTTAATCATTTTCCTTTAATTTGCCACATGCCAATATTAACACTGTGTATTCACTTTTTCATTAAGTCCCTCTTTCCCCAAATCACTCAAGAAGAGAGGGGACCACAACAAAACATCCCCAATCCAGCTTGCAGTTTCAAACTATTCCTGCTAAACTGTCGTTCTGGGGTCACCTGGGGTCCTGGGAGAGCACTGTGCTCACAGGTCTTCAGTGCATCTGGACTGTTAACACCATGAATAGGCTCAGTACTGATGCCCAGCTCCTCGGGTTCAGAAAGTGACCTAACAAACCTGCAGAGACACCAAACCAGGATTGCAGACAACTGCTATGCAGTAGAACGTTAAGAATaccagcttttaaaaaaagtattaacaATAATTAGAACTGTTTACTGTTGATTGTTGATTACTGATTAGTACTATTACTGaatgtgcacatactgtaccagagtACCTTTCAGATTTCAGAAGAATATAAGAAGGGCTACAAACAACAGGAATCATTTGGCCTGTCTAGCTCATTTGCTGAACAGTAGCTAACAGATCCCATTCtggagtttttttaaaagagtcaatggtatcaacttcaaccacatggctgggcagatTGTTCTACACTCCCACAAGCCTGTAGGTAAAGACAATTAAAGTCTCTTGTTCTGGGCTTTAAACACTGTTGACTCATCTTTCCTTTGTttgttatgttttcttattcCAAAATTTGTGAAATTCTTTCAGGTCTCCAGGATGAAATCACACCGAAGGAGGTGGAGTTCCACTCCGTTGACTATAAAAATGTCCTGCACTGGAAACTGCTCAAACCCCTTCAAGGGAGGCCTGTTTATTTCGTGCAGTACAAAATGTGAGTACCTGCTCCCCTGCAAAAAGGAAACCAAAGTGGAAGAATTGCTAAAGATGAGCAATTTATTTGTAGGTTCAAATAGGAAGAGAATATTAGATCAAAATATTCCAATAGACTCAAGTAAGCAAAATGTGAAGGTCTGAAAGAGCTTGAGCTCAAATAATAAGTTTGGtattttattgcaaaaataTAATAAGTGCTTCTCCAGATTTAAACCCAGGCCCAGGTTCAAACCACCAGTCTCTTAACTAGACAAACCAGCTTGACTCCCTGTCACCGGAGGTGCTGCCTAGAGGAAggacatttttttccccttccttTATTATCATCTCCAAGGCACTGGAAAGCCCCAGAATTCCCAGTCTTACTACTGCATAATCAGATCCAAATGCTGCTTACATTTGATTAGCCAGTCCTGAACATGATACCCAATCAGATCTAATGTGTAGCTGCTCTTTAAACAAGCCAGACCTGCTAAGCTTTCTCTGGACTTGGAAACTACAGTACCATGTTGATTTGTCTGTCTAGTTCTGAATTTTACTCAGAACTCCGTACGTTCTGCAAAACAATGATGCTTGTTGCCACACTGGGTTTAGCATCACTGGTCCAGAGAGAGGAGTGTCATCTGATATCACATCCAGAAAAAAGCAGCTGTGCTTTCATCAACCTCAGTAAAACACAGTGTCAGTCATATAGCCACGCTATACCTCCAAGCTGgtatgaaacaaaacacacatcAAACTGCAAAACCCCAAACTGGGATGTTctataatatacatatatttttttttaaaaaggtaggAAATGTAAAAGGAAACTGGATGTTTCTAAATACTCTGCGTCTCCTTCCTCTGCCTTCCTGGTTCCACAGCTATGGGCAGAAAAAATGGGCCAACGCCGTCCACTGTCTGGGCATCACGGAGCCGCACTGCGACCTGAGTCAGGAGACCTCTGACCGGCGGGAGTGCTACTACGCCCGGGTTCAAGCCGCCCTGGACGACACCCTGTCACCCTGGGTGATCAGTCCGAGATTTGTTCCACAATGGGAAAGTAAGCATCGGTGCTAACTGGCATTGTTTTTCGACAAAGTGGGGTTTTGCTGATGGTGGCGTAGTCATTAAAATGCCGGTCATCTCGgtgtctgttttctcttagcGTCCCTCAGTGCTCCTGTGATAAAGCTCACTGCAAGAGAAAGCGCCATTCTGGTCCAGTTCAAGGCTCCACGCTCCCCGTACAGGAGAAGGAACGGCTCTTGGATATCAATGAAGAGGCTCCACCAGCTGACTTACAGGTTATACGTCATGAAGGACAACATGATTCAGGCGAGTGACCACTCTGTGGCCCAGACAGTGTATAACTGAGGCTTCAAGTTCTTCTAGAACATAGGAATAGTGACACAGCACTGAACTGAACTTCCATATCCTTGATATCACAAACTGGGGGGGGGTTCACTTGTTTAGTCCTTCACCTGTGATATTATACCGAAATGTGAATGAACCAAGACAGGCCAAGGACATGATTGAACTGGTTTAAGGCGAAGTGATCAACTTAAAGCCAGAGAGAAAAATAAGGTGTGAGTTAAGCCAAAAGAATGATTTTATCATGAGAAAAAAGTCTCCTGCTGATGACAGCCCCTGCCCTTGACTAGATTTAACTATAGGCATGAATCTGATCTTCATTTTCCTATACAGCATAGTTTTTccgaaatgtttttttcacatttgaagAACTACCCTTTCAGCATTTCAgaaattcacattttttgtccatttttatATAGACAAAACGAGAAGTTGTTTTTGGTATGAAACAAGCCTTAGCACTCAAGCCCAGGAGAATTTATCTACATCAGCCCCATCATTTGAGTTTTTCCTCTGGGAGATGGGAACAAAATGCTGTCGTCTCCTGCGGAACAACTCACTCCCAGGAAACAGATCAGTCCTCCCCTGCTCCTCGACTTGACCTGATGACTCTTGGCGGGGCTGCTGTGTCTCCCGGGAGGAGAGACAAGAGCGTCAATCTAAGAGCGTGCAGCTCAGAAAGCTCACGGAATATGTCATTGCAATCATAGCCGGTCATCAcgaattatattttaatgaaacGCATTACTACCAGCATTGTAGACAGTCTGACGCCCAGATGGCATCGTCTTTGCCTTTGTAAACTCAAGTCTCTTGACCTCAGCTCATTTAGTGGAGTgcggccccacctgggtgacacggAACAGTCACACTGCACCAGCAGCCTCAGTGCACACCAGGGGGAGGAGCTTCACCATTTGGATTAAAGGGGAACTTCAGGGAAACCGGTCACATGGCcggagtggaatttagccaggacactggggttcaCACCCCCAGACTTTCGTACATTGCCCATTGCCATGGATCTCTACTGGCCTTGTATGAATGGCAGTACCTCCTGCAGCAACAGTGTCTCCAGTCGTAATACCAGGGCTGTGATGTGGAAATTCTGCTCCCGAGGGAAGAGCGCCCCCTATCCTCTCTGTTATTCTGCACTTCCATAATTTCGTtatctttttgtgtgtgtttgtattgtatAGGCGAAGCACGTTCTGGGAAGGCCTGTAAGAAAAATACTGATCGTCAACCTGAAACCCAAGACAACCTACTGCGTGCAGGCTGAGGCCAAAATTCAGCTGCACAACCGAACCAGCAAGAGAAGCAAGAAGGCTTGTGTCATCACTCTCTGAGGTGAGTGAGTAACACCGAAGCACAGTCGAACAGGATACGGCTACATTTCAGGCAGGGAGCTGCGTCTgcacgcgtaggctgcaaaggaacaggtgaaggtttattccctgctgaaaagaaaagagacacaacgttttggctgtagaGGCTTCTTCAGATATGGTGGTGTGAAACTGTCTCTCTTTtattctcctttcagcatgaaataaatcttCACACTGATATTTAATACTTTCCGTTCCACATTGACATCTGCTGTATTTCGTATATAGGTATTTCAGGGGGAAAGCTAGCTTTAGCAATATGGGCAGGCAGGCGTTTCAAACCTTAACCAATTCACTAGGTTACTTCCAGTATGACGACTCCGATCGATTGGGATCGTGGCCCAGCTTTTCTCTTGGTGTTCTAATGTGGTCCTTGTTTTTAACAGGTTCTAGAGCTTTGAACTGGCACCTAGCTCCGCAGAATCCCAGGAAAATTCATCATGGCTGGCGTGAAACGGGACCGACAGGACAAGGCCTAACTGCCACTTTCACCTCCATCGCTGCACTGCTTGTGTCACAATAAGTGTTTGATTTTTGGATTATGTTTGGTCATGACATTTAAGTCAAGTTGCTGTATTCTGTCTAAACCTGGAATAACATTCTAAAAGTTGCAACTCAATGAGCCAAGATAAAGAATGTAGTACAAACATGAATATTTTCATCACACATGAACAGCCATTTCATAAAATCCCATGTTAAACCTTTGATTACCAGCCATAGCGCCAAAACAATTTCAGCATTTTCTGATCTTGCATGTCTGTTTAGGTTTCCTTAAAACTTAAAAGATGCTTTTTGAAAATTTTACAAAGTGGTTGGCCATAATTTTCCAGCTTGTGTGCGTCAGCAAAGGTAGGGGATTTTAATAAAGAAAGCAGCTGGACTAGAAAAAAAGTGCTTTCCTTTTATTTCAGTTAGTGTTGCCAGTAACTGCACAGGAATCTCACTAGGAAAGTGAAACATGGCTGTGGAATCACAAAGCAGAAGAAATTGGAGCCCTATTTAAGTTTtcaggaacaggaactgttttcAATTTGTATTTCACACACTCCATATTAGGACAGTTATGAAAGACGATTAAAAGTGTTTTAAGTTACTACACTTTTGTGATATTTCTACACATGGAGTTGTCAACTGTTAAAACCATTTCCAagcactgtatgtatgtacAGACCTGCTCTGTTCACGTACTATAGTATGTGAGGTCTATGCAAAATTGACATGAATGCATCtcaatcaggaaaaaaaatgcttatagattaacagtatgtgaaaaaaaactcatttttttGGAACACCTTTATTGACGTTTCACAGAGTAACTCAAAAGGAAGTAAATGTATGTTTGTTTcctcattttgtaatttaattgtATAAATCTGTTACAGAAATAGTGTCAAACATGGTTTGCACCAGAATGCAGATACTGTAATTGGCGAAACAACATTAAACAAAGAAAGATATTGTTCACTTACTGTATGCGACTAACACTTGATTTCATGGAAAAAAGGTCACCAGTGAAAACTAAGAAATTTCAGGAATACCTCTGTCACTGCTTTGTCTTCAGTCAGGAgctgtgttgtttttcaaagTTCTACAGCTCAGTGTTCACGTGTTCACTAAGCGCAGGTGCAATAttgtctgctttaaaaaaatatttattcaaattTCAAAATGCTAAGGAAGTCCAATTTTGGGTCACAAAGAACAGTTTAAGGATCCAATCTCATTTCTATTTGCAGAGAAATCATTTTTATACAGAGTAGGTATAGGACAGCatagatatttaaaaatataaagagcAAATATGAACAAAGAGATAGCTAGATTTCACAGTCCCAGGTATTGTCAAA from Lepisosteus oculatus isolate fLepOcu1 chromosome 17, fLepOcu1.hap2, whole genome shotgun sequence encodes:
- the il22ra2 gene encoding interleukin-22 receptor subunit alpha-2 — translated: MRSCFMPLLCASSVLLLCSSLICVSWGLGLQDEITPKEVEFHSVDYKNVLHWKLLKPLQGRPVYFVQYKIYGQKKWANAVHCLGITEPHCDLSQETSDRRECYYARVQAALDDTLSPWVISPRFVPQWETSLSAPVIKLTARESAILVQFKAPRSPYRRRNGSWISMKRLHQLTYRLYVMKDNMIQAKHVLGRPVRKILIVNLKPKTTYCVQAEAKIQLHNRTSKRSKKACVITL